GAGAAGTAGCTATTCCTCCACGCAAAGGTGTTAGGGGAAATCAGTTGTGGCGTAACTGCCGACAGCTTGGAGATAGCTTTTACTATATTAACGGTATTAAAGGGATTTTTGTAGCCCGCCATTTGCGTACTGGCAAAATCACCAATAGCAAAGAAATGCTTGCTAAGAGTTTCAAAGAGCTCAACGGGGGAATAAGTAAGGTGAGGTTAGATAGGTCTGGTTGGTTGGAAGTAACCACCAAACAGGGGCTGAGGTATTGGTTGAACCTTGAAAGCAAAAAGGTGTTAAACCAGCCACAGTATTATGAGTTAAGACGAGCCAGGTTTAATAGGATAAAAAGGTGGTGGCAGGTGCCCAGGCAAAGCAACAATAAAGAGCGTAAAGTGGTATTGTTGGAAGTACAAGAAAAAATGCAGGGTTACCGTCAAAAACGTATGAATAGTATTTGGCCTGCCCATTTACAGAAAAAACTAAACAGTGGAAGGGTCAAAGTGATGACTCCTTTAGACAAAGCCAGTTATTTTTTAATGCCTAAACTGGTATACGGAAATGATGACCTCGCAGTGATACGCTATAAAACTGAAGTAGGCACCAACGGAAAGTATCGGTTGTCTTGTGTAGACAAAGCTGGTAGTGTACTTTGGGATAAAGGACCTGAAGAGGTAAACAACCCTTTGGTGCTCCACTTGATGAACTCGCATAAGCCAAATGTGTATTTTGCCCAATATAAAAACACCCTAGGGATGAGTAGTATACACATAAGAGTAAAAGAAAAAAGGAGGTCTCGCTATGTAGAGGTGGCAGTAGGACTTGACCTTACCACAGGGAGACTTGTTTGGGCACATTCGCCTACCCTCTATAAAACCAAGTTTGAAAAGCAAAAGAGTAAATAACGAAACAAGGTTAACCAGCAAGCCCCCAATTGAACCAAATCAATTGGGGGCTTTTGTTATTTTATCAATGCCTGGCATATAGGTAGGCTACATTTACTCTTCTTTCATTCGTCTAAAGTAGTCTTTGTAGGCGTCCCTTACTTTTGGCGCAAGCCAGATGGTAGAAAACATCGTAGGAATCGCCATTAGTGCGTACATGGCATCAATCAGGTTTACGGCGGCATCGGCAGAAGCTATGGCTCCATACATGATAGAACCAATATAAAGGTAATTGTACCAATTTTGGCGCTTGGCTCCCAGCAAAAACGAGGTACATTTTACCCCGTAATAAGAGTAAGAGAAAAGGGTGCTGAGGGCAAATACCAAAATACATATCAGCAATAAGCCCGCGCCAAAACCAGGCATTGCCTTGCTAAATGCCCGAGTGGTGATGGTAACGCCCAAGTCGTGATTTTCTTTGATAATGTATTGGTTAGGAATGGCCTTGCCTACAGCATCTGTTTTTTGCGACACAACCAGTGGTATGTAGTTTGGTTTATTGTAAGTAACCATTTTTATAGGTAAACCTTCGGGGTTATTGAGCAACTGGGCAGACAGGTCAATATGGTTGAGGGTCTTTTTTTTCTCTATTTTTAAGGTAGCATTTACTTGTACAGGCAGGTCTTTGGCATTGTTCGACACAGTCACAGGCTTGGCGTCTTTGAGCGGGTTTACCTTTGCCATTACTTCTATCTGAATAGCCTTGCTGTTATCCTTGAGGGTTACTTTTTGGGCATCCAACATTACAATCACGTTTTTATTCTGGTCTATTTGTGGTTGCCACACTCCCGTTACAATAATTGCCAGGGCAGTCATTGTACACACCACCAAGGTATCTATTACAGGGCCTAACATAGCCACCAAACCTTCGCGTACTGGTTCTTTGGTTTTGGCAGCTCCGTGCATCATAGGGGCAGTACCTATGCCTGCTTCGTTAGAGAAAGCCGCCCGGCGTACACCAGTTACAATCAAAGCACCTAAGGCACCTCCTAGCATGGCTTCTCCGGTAAAAGCATCAGTTACAATGAGTACCAGGCTAGGCACCACATCTTGGATATGGGTAATCAGTATAAAAAGCACTGAGGCAATGTACATCGCTACCATCAACGGAACCATCTTAGAGGCCACCTTGCCAATGCGCTGGATACCACCGAAGATAACTGTAGATACCAGTGTTACAATCACTAGCCCAATGAGTACGTTGGCCAACAAAGGATCTTTGCCTACCAAACCGCTGGGAGCAAGCACTACATTTCTGATTACTTCGGTGAGCTGGTTTGCCTGAAACAGGGGCATAGCACCAAATATTCCCGTGATACAAAAAAAAGTAGCCAAGGGCTTCCAGTGTTTACCCATTCCCTCGGTAATGGCATACATAGGCCCTCCCTGTACATGCCCTATCGAGTCTTTGCCCCGGTACATAATGGCAAGTGTACAAGTAAAAAACTTGGTGGCAATGCCTACAAAAGCACTGAGCCACATCCAAAATACAGCACCTGGTCCTCCTGTAACAATTGCTACGGCTACCCCTCCAATATTACCTACTCCTACAGTAGCTGCCAGGGCACTGGCAAGGGCTTCGTAGTGGTTAATGTCTCCGGGATCGTTAACGTCGTCATATTTGCCCCGCAATATATTGTAGGCGTGACGAAAGTACTTGAAAGGCATAAAACGGGAGTATAACAATAGGAGTAAACCGCCACCAATCAAAATAAAAGGGAGGGGAGTGGTAACAATGCCGCTAAATTGTTTTAATAGAGCTTCTAACTGCTTCATAAATCTATGGGAGACTGTTTGTTTTTTTAAACAGCCGCCAAAATAGTGTAAATGATCGGATTTAGAAAAAATATATGA
This window of the Microscilla marina ATCC 23134 genome carries:
- a CDS encoding alanine/glycine:cation symporter family protein; the encoded protein is MKQLEALLKQFSGIVTTPLPFILIGGGLLLLLYSRFMPFKYFRHAYNILRGKYDDVNDPGDINHYEALASALAATVGVGNIGGVAVAIVTGGPGAVFWMWLSAFVGIATKFFTCTLAIMYRGKDSIGHVQGGPMYAITEGMGKHWKPLATFFCITGIFGAMPLFQANQLTEVIRNVVLAPSGLVGKDPLLANVLIGLVIVTLVSTVIFGGIQRIGKVASKMVPLMVAMYIASVLFILITHIQDVVPSLVLIVTDAFTGEAMLGGALGALIVTGVRRAAFSNEAGIGTAPMMHGAAKTKEPVREGLVAMLGPVIDTLVVCTMTALAIIVTGVWQPQIDQNKNVIVMLDAQKVTLKDNSKAIQIEVMAKVNPLKDAKPVTVSNNAKDLPVQVNATLKIEKKKTLNHIDLSAQLLNNPEGLPIKMVTYNKPNYIPLVVSQKTDAVGKAIPNQYIIKENHDLGVTITTRAFSKAMPGFGAGLLLICILVFALSTLFSYSYYGVKCTSFLLGAKRQNWYNYLYIGSIMYGAIASADAAVNLIDAMYALMAIPTMFSTIWLAPKVRDAYKDYFRRMKEE
- a CDS encoding tetratricopeptide repeat protein; its protein translation is MAYSEEDLQKYLRKAQEVLNSKKENQLSETDLNEIVQDLGLNIEEIAQAREDYLTRGTTHLNFGNYAEAIGEFEQLLLLSPNHPKGLYGLAKAYLEKWKNHGKKADKEKALQYANQCIEVAPDYKAAYKVISTLKHKPTKKNSVSQQNNSRNSHHKKTTSLRTYLTPITVFIVMTIGVFVGMKNVFYPPAKIQQYRVGATKDGLVIWQITSEKHRKKPYYRDIKLTIADATTKKILREVAIPPRKGVRGNQLWRNCRQLGDSFYYINGIKGIFVARHLRTGKITNSKEMLAKSFKELNGGISKVRLDRSGWLEVTTKQGLRYWLNLESKKVLNQPQYYELRRARFNRIKRWWQVPRQSNNKERKVVLLEVQEKMQGYRQKRMNSIWPAHLQKKLNSGRVKVMTPLDKASYFLMPKLVYGNDDLAVIRYKTEVGTNGKYRLSCVDKAGSVLWDKGPEEVNNPLVLHLMNSHKPNVYFAQYKNTLGMSSIHIRVKEKRRSRYVEVAVGLDLTTGRLVWAHSPTLYKTKFEKQKSK